A single region of the Gossypium arboreum isolate Shixiya-1 chromosome 12, ASM2569848v2, whole genome shotgun sequence genome encodes:
- the LOC108479729 gene encoding peroxisomal membrane protein PEX14 isoform X1, translated as MATTTQSPSPPNSNDDKPQPSSAEVVEQANGVQQDVRPEATKQNVPASVFVNSEPIREDQVSNAVKFLSHPKVRGSPVIYRRSFLERKGLTKEEIDEAFRRVPDPPPSSQPASSNQDGQVITSSNVQSQAAVAAPQPVVAAPTGMVPARTVARWQFHWYHAVFGLGFLAASGAGSALLIKNVIVPRLKSWIRKVVLEEENDHAKKLDAKPSLAEEAAAAAKAAAAAAADVAKASQEMLNSKNEERRCFEEFMNLMDAQVQEMKLMSNSIRKLEGQANSPSRTFSDHEDHRVSASSTKQTYPNGKVDIDVLSARSSSPPVSAEPPHPKSYMEIMAMIQRGEKPSNIREVNDMPPNPNQQISNPRITPRSKPWEAQNGSSQVLQSQRSAEGLNRQDNGLNYLVDDESSTPWWQRKNVRITEIENENENEVKAAAGPYGVRTEQPVQRTWVPPQPPPVAIPEAAEAIRRPKPLASKEQSADEQSTVHPSEPIDELQRITKISESGGSVEMNVGFPSGTSSDVQEQEVSHEGN; from the exons ATGGCTACGACGACTCAGTCTCCTTCTCCTCCCAATTCCAACGACGATAAGCCCCAACCAAGCTCAG CAGAGGTGGTAGAACAAGCTAATGGGGTTCAACAAGATGTTAGGCCAGAAGCTACTAAACAGAACGTTCCAGCATCTGTGTTTGTGAACTCTGAACCAATAAGAGAAGACCAAGTTTCCAATGCTGTTAAATTCCTTTCACATCCCAAAGTTAGGGGTTCACCTGTTATTTATAGAAGATCCTTTCTTGAAAGGAAAGGCCTTACAAAGGAGGAGATTGATGAAGCTTTTCGGCGTGTGCCT GATCCACCTCCTAGTTCACAGCCAGCTAGTTCAAATCAAG ATGGACAAGTCATTACTTCATCGAATGTTCAAAGTCAGGCCGCAGTTGCAGCACCCCAGCCTGTGGTGGCTGCTCCTACTGGTATGGTACCTGCAAGGACAGTTGCACGGTGGCAATTTCATTGGTACCATGCTGTTTTTGGTTTAGGGTTTTTGGCAGCTTCTGGTGCTGGCTCAGCTTTATTAATCAAG AATGTTATTGTCCCAAGGTTGAAATCTTGGATACGTAAAGTTGTGTTGGAAGAAGAAAATGACCATGCCAAGAAACTTGATGCAAAGCCAAGTTTGGCAGAAGAGGCAGCAGCCGCAGCAAAAGCAGCTGCGGCTGCAGCTGCTGATGTTGCAAAAGCAAGCCAGGAAATGTTGAACTCCAAAAATGAAG AGAGAAGATGCTTTGAAGAATTTATGAATCTTATGGATGCGCAAGTACAAGAAATGAAGTTGATGAGTAATTCCATAAGGAAATTGGAAG GACAAGCTAATAGCCCCAGCAGGACATTTTCTGATCACGAAGATCATAGAGTGTCAGCCTCGAGTACAAAG CAAACCTATCCAAATGGCAAGGTGGATATTGATGTGTTGTCAG CGAGATCTTCCTCACCGCCTGTTTCTGCCGAACCACCTCACCCAAAGTCATATATGGAG ATTATGGCAATGATCCAAAGAGGGGAGAAACCTTCAAATATCAGA GAAGTTAATGATATGCCTCCCAACCCGAACCAGCAAATATCAAATCCTCGCATAACACCAAGATCTAAG CCGTGGGAGGCCCAAAACGGGTCCAGCCAGGTACTCCAGTCTCAGAGAAGTGCTGAAGGCTTGAATCGACAAGATAATGGATTAAACTATCTGGTGGATGATGAGAGCTCAACCCCTTGGTGGCAACGCAAAAATGTTAGAATCACCGAGATTGAAAACGAAAATGAAAACGAAGTTAAGGCTGCTGCTGGACCTTATGGTGTAAGAACTGAACAACCTGTTCAACGTACATGGGTTCCACCCCAGCCACCACCTGTGGCAATACCAGAAGCAGCTGAAGCCATTAGAAGGCCAAAACCATTAGCTTCAAAAGAACAATCGGCTGATGAACAATCAACGGTTCACCCCTCAGAGCCAATTGATGAGTTACAGAGGATCACAAAAATATCGGAGTCAGGAGGTTCAGTGGAGATGAATGTAGGTTTTCCGAGTGGAACCTCCAGTGATGTACAAGAACAAGAAGTTAGCCATGAAGGGAATTGA
- the LOC108479729 gene encoding peroxisomal membrane protein PEX14 isoform X2, with translation MATTTQSPSPPNSNDDKPQPSSEVVEQANGVQQDVRPEATKQNVPASVFVNSEPIREDQVSNAVKFLSHPKVRGSPVIYRRSFLERKGLTKEEIDEAFRRVPDPPPSSQPASSNQDGQVITSSNVQSQAAVAAPQPVVAAPTGMVPARTVARWQFHWYHAVFGLGFLAASGAGSALLIKNVIVPRLKSWIRKVVLEEENDHAKKLDAKPSLAEEAAAAAKAAAAAAADVAKASQEMLNSKNEERRCFEEFMNLMDAQVQEMKLMSNSIRKLEGQANSPSRTFSDHEDHRVSASSTKQTYPNGKVDIDVLSARSSSPPVSAEPPHPKSYMEIMAMIQRGEKPSNIREVNDMPPNPNQQISNPRITPRSKPWEAQNGSSQVLQSQRSAEGLNRQDNGLNYLVDDESSTPWWQRKNVRITEIENENENEVKAAAGPYGVRTEQPVQRTWVPPQPPPVAIPEAAEAIRRPKPLASKEQSADEQSTVHPSEPIDELQRITKISESGGSVEMNVGFPSGTSSDVQEQEVSHEGN, from the exons ATGGCTACGACGACTCAGTCTCCTTCTCCTCCCAATTCCAACGACGATAAGCCCCAACCAAGCTCAG AGGTGGTAGAACAAGCTAATGGGGTTCAACAAGATGTTAGGCCAGAAGCTACTAAACAGAACGTTCCAGCATCTGTGTTTGTGAACTCTGAACCAATAAGAGAAGACCAAGTTTCCAATGCTGTTAAATTCCTTTCACATCCCAAAGTTAGGGGTTCACCTGTTATTTATAGAAGATCCTTTCTTGAAAGGAAAGGCCTTACAAAGGAGGAGATTGATGAAGCTTTTCGGCGTGTGCCT GATCCACCTCCTAGTTCACAGCCAGCTAGTTCAAATCAAG ATGGACAAGTCATTACTTCATCGAATGTTCAAAGTCAGGCCGCAGTTGCAGCACCCCAGCCTGTGGTGGCTGCTCCTACTGGTATGGTACCTGCAAGGACAGTTGCACGGTGGCAATTTCATTGGTACCATGCTGTTTTTGGTTTAGGGTTTTTGGCAGCTTCTGGTGCTGGCTCAGCTTTATTAATCAAG AATGTTATTGTCCCAAGGTTGAAATCTTGGATACGTAAAGTTGTGTTGGAAGAAGAAAATGACCATGCCAAGAAACTTGATGCAAAGCCAAGTTTGGCAGAAGAGGCAGCAGCCGCAGCAAAAGCAGCTGCGGCTGCAGCTGCTGATGTTGCAAAAGCAAGCCAGGAAATGTTGAACTCCAAAAATGAAG AGAGAAGATGCTTTGAAGAATTTATGAATCTTATGGATGCGCAAGTACAAGAAATGAAGTTGATGAGTAATTCCATAAGGAAATTGGAAG GACAAGCTAATAGCCCCAGCAGGACATTTTCTGATCACGAAGATCATAGAGTGTCAGCCTCGAGTACAAAG CAAACCTATCCAAATGGCAAGGTGGATATTGATGTGTTGTCAG CGAGATCTTCCTCACCGCCTGTTTCTGCCGAACCACCTCACCCAAAGTCATATATGGAG ATTATGGCAATGATCCAAAGAGGGGAGAAACCTTCAAATATCAGA GAAGTTAATGATATGCCTCCCAACCCGAACCAGCAAATATCAAATCCTCGCATAACACCAAGATCTAAG CCGTGGGAGGCCCAAAACGGGTCCAGCCAGGTACTCCAGTCTCAGAGAAGTGCTGAAGGCTTGAATCGACAAGATAATGGATTAAACTATCTGGTGGATGATGAGAGCTCAACCCCTTGGTGGCAACGCAAAAATGTTAGAATCACCGAGATTGAAAACGAAAATGAAAACGAAGTTAAGGCTGCTGCTGGACCTTATGGTGTAAGAACTGAACAACCTGTTCAACGTACATGGGTTCCACCCCAGCCACCACCTGTGGCAATACCAGAAGCAGCTGAAGCCATTAGAAGGCCAAAACCATTAGCTTCAAAAGAACAATCGGCTGATGAACAATCAACGGTTCACCCCTCAGAGCCAATTGATGAGTTACAGAGGATCACAAAAATATCGGAGTCAGGAGGTTCAGTGGAGATGAATGTAGGTTTTCCGAGTGGAACCTCCAGTGATGTACAAGAACAAGAAGTTAGCCATGAAGGGAATTGA